In Fretibacterium sp. OH1220_COT-178, a single genomic region encodes these proteins:
- the gpmA gene encoding 2,3-diphosphoglycerate-dependent phosphoglycerate mutase, which yields MYEIALIRHGESAWNRENRFTGWTDVPLSEKGVEEARAAGRLLKEEGYAFDLAFTSVLKRAIKTLWLVLEEMDRMWIPVRHSWKLNERHYGGLQGLNKSETAARYGDEQVKIWRRSYDVLPPLLDKDDERYPAKDPRYADLAPEQIPAGECLADTVARVVPYWREAIVPEIRAGRKIVVAAHGNSLRALVKYLDDISEKDILELNIPTGIPLVYTLDQDMKPLGHRYLGDADAVAKAQAAVAGQGKAK from the coding sequence ATGTACGAGATCGCACTGATACGCCATGGCGAGAGCGCATGGAACAGGGAAAACCGCTTTACCGGCTGGACCGACGTCCCCCTGTCCGAGAAGGGCGTCGAGGAGGCCCGGGCTGCGGGGCGGCTTTTGAAAGAGGAGGGCTACGCCTTCGACCTGGCCTTCACCTCCGTGCTGAAGCGGGCCATCAAAACTCTGTGGCTCGTCCTGGAGGAGATGGACCGGATGTGGATCCCCGTCCGTCATTCCTGGAAGTTGAACGAGCGCCATTACGGCGGCCTCCAGGGCCTGAACAAATCCGAGACCGCGGCCCGATACGGCGACGAGCAGGTCAAGATATGGCGCCGCAGCTACGACGTTCTGCCTCCCCTGCTGGACAAGGACGACGAGCGCTATCCCGCCAAGGATCCTCGCTATGCGGACCTTGCTCCCGAACAGATCCCCGCGGGCGAATGCCTGGCGGACACCGTTGCCCGCGTCGTGCCCTACTGGCGGGAGGCCATCGTCCCGGAGATCCGTGCCGGGAGGAAGATCGTCGTTGCAGCCCACGGAAACAGCCTTCGGGCACTGGTCAAGTATCTGGACGACATCTCCGAGAAGGACATTCTGGAGCTGAACATCCCCACGGGCATTCCTCTGGTCTACACCCTCGACCAGGACATGAAGCCGCTGGGACACCGTTACCTCGGCGACGCGGACGCCGTAGCGAAGGCGCAGGCCGCCGTGGCCGGTCAGGGAAAGGCGAAATAA
- a CDS encoding fumarylacetoacetate hydrolase family protein yields the protein MPETTLRKGDRVVRFERGGRVEIGRLVEEGEVELLDGEDLFSGGRERLTGARRLPPCEPGAIWCVGKNYLDHAREMESVPPSEPCIFLKALTALAAHEDVVRFPSWAGRIDYEGELAVVIGEDCRNVPEAEALDVVRGYACFNDVTARDLQREDGQWTRGKGFDGFGPLGPCLLIAREMPAEAVLRTRLNGRVVQESVLGNMIFGVARVIAHVSRFATLHAGDVIATGTPSGVGPVRDGDTVEVEIDGIGVLRNRFAEERG from the coding sequence ATGCCGGAGACAACGTTGAGAAAAGGGGACCGCGTCGTTCGCTTCGAGCGCGGGGGACGGGTGGAGATCGGGCGTTTGGTGGAGGAGGGAGAGGTGGAATTGCTGGACGGGGAGGACCTCTTCTCCGGGGGCAGGGAGCGGTTGACGGGAGCGCGCCGCCTTCCGCCCTGCGAGCCCGGGGCGATCTGGTGCGTCGGCAAGAACTATCTCGATCACGCCAGGGAGATGGAGAGCGTTCCGCCCTCGGAACCCTGCATTTTTCTGAAGGCCCTGACCGCCCTCGCCGCCCATGAGGATGTCGTCCGCTTCCCGTCCTGGGCCGGGCGCATCGACTACGAGGGGGAGCTGGCCGTCGTGATCGGGGAGGATTGCCGGAACGTCCCCGAGGCGGAGGCTCTGGACGTCGTGAGGGGTTATGCTTGCTTCAACGACGTCACGGCGCGGGACCTTCAGCGGGAGGACGGGCAGTGGACGCGCGGCAAGGGGTTCGACGGTTTCGGGCCTCTAGGGCCGTGCCTTCTGATCGCCCGGGAGATGCCCGCGGAGGCGGTGCTCCGCACCCGCCTGAACGGCCGTGTGGTGCAGGAGAGCGTTCTGGGGAACATGATCTTCGGGGTGGCGCGGGTCATCGCGCACGTCAGCCGTTTTGCCACGCTGCACGCGGGCGACGTCATCGCCACGGGAACCCCCAGCGGCGTCGGCCCCGTTCGCGACGGGGACACGGTGGAGGTGGAGATCGACGGCATCGGTGTCCTGAGGAACCGTTTTGCCGAGGAGCGGGGCTAG